In Oncorhynchus keta strain PuntledgeMale-10-30-2019 chromosome 19, Oket_V2, whole genome shotgun sequence, a single genomic region encodes these proteins:
- the LOC127909073 gene encoding keratin-associated protein 12-2-like: MSSVSSLCHPCVIPVSSMSSLCHPCVIRVIRVIPVSSVSSLCQPCVIPVSSMSSLCHPCHPCVIRDIPVSSLCRPCVIRVIPVSSLCHPCVIPVSSVTSLCHPCVIRVIPVSSVSSLCHP; this comes from the coding sequence atgtcatccgtGTCATCCCTGTGTCATCCCTGTGTCATCCCTGTGTCATCCATGTCATCCCTGTGTCATCCCTGTGTCATCCGTGTCATCCGTGTCATCCCCGTGTCATCCGTGTCATCCCTGTGTCAACCCTGTGTCATCCCTGTGTCATCCATGTCATCCCTGTGTCATCCGTGTCATCCCTGTGTCATCCGTGACATCCCTGTGTCATCCCTGTGTCGTCCCTGTGTCATCCGTGTCATCCCTGTGTCATCCCTGTGTCATCCTTGTGTCATCCCTGTGTCATCCGTGACATCCCTGTGTCATCCCTGTGTCATCCGTGTCATCCCTGTGTCATCCGTGTCATCCCTGTGTCATCCGTGA